One Fibrobacter sp. UWB16 DNA window includes the following coding sequences:
- a CDS encoding type II toxin-antitoxin system YafQ family toxin encodes MNNSYKYIVRATNRFKKAAKRMAKRGKDSQKLKDVVEKLAKGDSLADAYKDHPLIGNWAGHRELYIEPDWLLIYKIEENILILELVDTGTHSDLYKK; translated from the coding sequence ATGAATAATTCGTATAAGTACATTGTTCGGGCTACCAATCGATTTAAAAAGGCTGCCAAGCGAATGGCGAAACGCGGGAAAGACTCTCAAAAATTAAAGGATGTTGTTGAAAAACTCGCTAAAGGCGATTCTCTTGCGGATGCTTATAAAGACCATCCCCTTATCGGGAATTGGGCTGGACATAGGGAATTGTATATAGAGCCAGACTGGTTGCTTATCTACAAAATCGAGGAAAACATCCTGATTTTAGAGTTGGTAGATACCGGAACGCATTCCGACCTTTACAAAAAATAG
- a CDS encoding MoxR family ATPase, translated as MVKDLIHALNGVLLGKSEAVELLVMALLADGHVLIEDVPGTGKTTIAKALAAAIGADFARIQFTPDLLPADVTGGAVFKANTGEFEIRRGPVFTQVLLADEINRASPRTQSALLEAMEERQVSLEGERHALPKLFMVLATENPVEFHGVFPLPEAQMDRFLVRLSLGYPTAETELGILRAHRDGRPLDTLKAVMTPDEIIAVRNDVRKIHIDESLETYVVSLVQATRVNPAVRLAASPRAGINLIKMAQACAYVAGRDFVNPDDIQHVFFPVMEHRVFAKDSNTPGASRQILEGILKQVRVPK; from the coding sequence ATGGTTAAAGATTTAATTCATGCTTTAAATGGGGTGCTGCTCGGAAAATCCGAGGCGGTAGAACTTTTGGTGATGGCGCTCCTTGCCGATGGCCATGTGCTTATCGAGGATGTGCCGGGAACGGGCAAGACGACGATTGCCAAGGCGCTTGCCGCTGCAATTGGTGCGGATTTTGCGCGTATCCAGTTTACGCCGGACTTGCTCCCCGCCGATGTGACGGGCGGTGCTGTGTTCAAGGCAAATACAGGTGAGTTTGAAATTCGCAGGGGGCCTGTCTTTACGCAGGTGCTGTTGGCGGATGAAATCAACCGTGCATCTCCGCGAACGCAGAGTGCGCTTTTGGAAGCGATGGAAGAACGCCAGGTTTCGCTAGAAGGCGAGCGCCATGCGCTCCCGAAACTCTTCATGGTGCTTGCGACCGAAAACCCTGTGGAATTCCATGGTGTGTTCCCGCTGCCCGAAGCGCAAATGGACAGATTCTTGGTGCGCCTTTCGCTCGGGTATCCGACTGCGGAAACGGAACTTGGCATTTTGCGTGCGCATCGCGATGGGCGACCGCTTGACACGCTCAAGGCTGTGATGACTCCCGATGAAATTATTGCCGTGCGCAACGATGTCCGCAAGATTCACATTGATGAATCGCTTGAAACGTACGTGGTTTCGCTGGTGCAGGCGACGCGTGTGAATCCGGCGGTGCGTTTGGCGGCAAGTCCGCGTGCGGGAATCAACCTCATCAAGATGGCGCAAGCGTGCGCGTATGTGGCGGGTCGCGATTTCGTGAATCCCGATGACATTCAGCATGTGTTCTTCCCGGTGATGGAACATCGCGTGTTCGCAAAAGATTCGAATACGCCCGGCGCCTCTAGACAAATTCTCGAAGGAATCTTGAAGCAAGTGCGAGTGCCTAAATAA
- a CDS encoding queuosine precursor transporter, protein MQNELLMIASIFAFFGGLVAFFRFFGKQGIFAWTVIATIAANIEVLILVHAFGLDTTLGNVIFASSFLATDMMSEIFGKKEASRCVKIGILANVTFILISQSWFLYIPAEGDTMAEPIRTVFSNTPRVMLASLFAYAICEMFDVWAYHAWWKWTEKKFKDKKGYLWVRNNGSTLVSQLINVVVFNLLAFAGVFPWNTIGEILVFGYGIFVITTLMDTPFVYLARRISEKHPELLKD, encoded by the coding sequence GTGCAAAACGAACTCCTTATGATTGCCTCCATTTTTGCGTTCTTTGGAGGCTTGGTTGCCTTTTTCCGCTTTTTCGGTAAGCAGGGCATTTTCGCCTGGACCGTCATTGCGACAATTGCTGCAAATATCGAAGTTTTGATTCTCGTGCACGCCTTTGGGCTCGACACGACGCTCGGCAATGTCATTTTCGCATCCTCCTTCCTCGCAACGGACATGATGAGCGAAATCTTTGGCAAAAAAGAGGCTAGCCGCTGCGTGAAAATCGGCATTCTCGCGAATGTGACGTTTATTCTCATTTCGCAAAGCTGGTTTCTGTACATCCCCGCCGAGGGCGACACCATGGCTGAACCGATCCGTACGGTGTTCTCGAATACACCTCGTGTGATGCTCGCGAGCTTGTTTGCCTACGCCATATGCGAAATGTTCGACGTCTGGGCGTATCACGCCTGGTGGAAATGGACCGAGAAAAAGTTTAAGGATAAGAAGGGCTACTTGTGGGTCCGCAATAATGGGTCGACTCTTGTAAGCCAGCTGATAAACGTCGTTGTGTTCAACTTGCTTGCGTTCGCTGGCGTTTTCCCGTGGAATACCATTGGCGAAATTCTCGTGTTTGGCTACGGCATCTTTGTCATCACGACTCTTATGGACACTCCGTTTGTGTACCTTGCCCGCCGCATCTCCGAAAAACACCCGGAACTGCTGAAAGATTAA
- a CDS encoding NAD-dependent epimerase/dehydratase family protein, which produces MNLKFNDQCITVAIVGCGGFIGCHLLDAILTRTKWRVFGVDLDFYRIQHRLNDERCEFMVADLADKSVVERIAKYPIVVNLAAICTPSRYMAEAPEVIRSNYDHPAALADACAKSGSWLIHFSTSEIYGRTSADSGLLVEDESELTFGPVTASRWSYATAKLLTERYIAGLKNLKWTAVRPFNFVGPYMDFMPGVDGSGIPRVLANFSSALVRGEPLKLVNGGVAKRSFTSVFDAVDFMFALFEAGLSASAVGMASSVTENDAEKSPLSQAFNIGNPDNELTIAELACKMRNIFAEIKGVNIETIPEPEIVSGVEYYGEGYEDSMRRLPSVEKAERLLGFKAKTPIDVVLRESLTWFVGHYSDTSHPDTDSTPS; this is translated from the coding sequence ATGAACCTAAAGTTCAATGATCAATGTATCACCGTAGCCATTGTTGGTTGCGGTGGTTTTATTGGTTGTCACCTTCTCGACGCCATTTTGACGCGCACGAAGTGGCGCGTTTTTGGCGTTGATTTGGACTTTTACAGGATCCAGCATAGACTAAACGATGAACGTTGCGAGTTTATGGTGGCAGACTTGGCTGATAAAAGTGTCGTTGAACGAATTGCAAAATATCCGATTGTCGTAAACCTTGCAGCAATTTGCACTCCGAGCCGCTATATGGCAGAAGCTCCGGAGGTGATTCGCAGCAATTACGACCATCCGGCTGCATTGGCTGATGCTTGTGCAAAATCGGGCTCCTGGCTGATTCATTTTTCGACGTCCGAGATTTATGGGCGCACGTCGGCCGATTCTGGCTTGCTCGTCGAAGATGAATCCGAGCTGACATTTGGACCGGTGACGGCGAGCCGCTGGAGCTATGCAACCGCAAAACTCTTGACGGAACGCTATATTGCTGGCCTTAAAAATTTGAAGTGGACTGCGGTTCGTCCGTTCAACTTTGTCGGGCCTTACATGGACTTTATGCCGGGCGTCGATGGCTCGGGCATTCCGCGTGTGCTTGCAAATTTCTCGTCGGCGCTTGTACGCGGCGAGCCTTTGAAACTTGTGAATGGCGGTGTTGCCAAGCGCAGTTTCACGAGTGTGTTTGATGCGGTCGATTTTATGTTCGCGCTGTTTGAAGCGGGACTTTCGGCGAGTGCTGTTGGAATGGCTTCGAGTGTAACTGAAAATGATGCAGAAAAATCGCCTTTGTCGCAGGCGTTTAATATCGGGAATCCGGATAACGAGCTTACGATTGCTGAACTTGCCTGTAAAATGCGCAATATCTTTGCAGAAATCAAGGGCGTGAACATTGAAACCATTCCAGAACCCGAGATTGTATCTGGCGTGGAATATTACGGCGAAGGTTACGAAGATTCCATGCGCCGTTTGCCGTCTGTAGAAAAGGCAGAACGCTTGCTTGGCTTTAAGGCCAAGACTCCAATTGATGTGGTGCTTCGCGAATCGTTAACGTGGTTTGTCGGACATTATAGCGATACAAGTCATCCTGATACTGATTCTACGCCATCCTGA
- a CDS encoding FISUMP domain-containing protein, whose amino-acid sequence MAWLTACSDESSVITNVSYSGIEAVNELEPCTIKNEKWIVFLLDSSSFYTCSKGKWIPVDLSPDYQPIKDTVVVRDTVIVKNTVQSKDTVFSYDTLVVKDTLFNKDTLISKDTVFSYDTLVVKDTLFTKDTLFSKDTVFSFDTLVVKDTLVSKDSIYSIDTVYSFDTLVVDHYDTVRVYDTTTVVFVPEYDTVTTEFLNQEMLKDGKYGILVDKRDNKVYRTVKIGTQTWMAQNLSYADGGVTSYCRNNSVQGNGDEYCRRFGRLYTWAAALNLDDMYNSSRATESDGSDKYLYHPAQGLCPDGYHIPQKSEFETLIDYVAAQNTVNNIKTGVSPSLESVNGLWDIPAGDSYPTNTTGFSGVANGSLFSGYSATLSMVSSTENSATTFTVYTLHHASTSFKIEAHEKSSFMSIRCVKN is encoded by the coding sequence ATGGCTTGGCTTACAGCTTGCAGCGATGAAAGTTCAGTGATTACGAATGTTTCGTATTCTGGAATTGAGGCTGTAAATGAATTGGAACCATGTACTATAAAAAATGAAAAATGGATTGTATTCCTTTTGGATTCTTCATCCTTTTATACCTGTTCGAAGGGAAAGTGGATTCCTGTAGATTTGAGTCCCGATTACCAGCCGATTAAAGACACGGTTGTTGTTAGAGATACCGTGATTGTGAAGAATACGGTTCAATCCAAAGACACCGTATTTTCGTACGATACTTTAGTTGTTAAGGATACGTTGTTCAATAAAGATACACTCATCTCCAAAGATACTGTGTTTTCGTATGATACGTTGGTTGTAAAGGATACGTTGTTTACAAAAGATACGCTGTTCTCCAAAGACACTGTATTTTCTTTTGATACCTTGGTCGTGAAAGATACACTAGTTTCGAAGGACTCCATCTATTCTATCGATACCGTTTACTCGTTCGATACGCTTGTCGTGGACCATTACGATACGGTACGAGTGTATGATACGACGACAGTTGTTTTTGTTCCTGAGTACGATACTGTAACTACGGAATTCTTGAATCAGGAAATGCTGAAAGATGGAAAGTATGGTATTCTTGTAGATAAACGCGATAATAAGGTTTACAGGACGGTAAAGATTGGTACCCAGACGTGGATGGCACAAAATTTGTCGTACGCTGATGGTGGAGTAACAAGCTATTGCCGAAATAATTCTGTTCAAGGCAATGGGGATGAGTATTGCCGTCGCTTTGGGCGCTTGTATACATGGGCTGCAGCACTGAATTTGGATGATATGTACAATTCTAGTCGAGCAACAGAATCAGATGGCTCGGATAAGTACTTGTATCATCCTGCACAGGGATTATGTCCTGATGGTTATCACATCCCGCAAAAGTCTGAATTCGAAACGCTTATAGATTATGTGGCGGCCCAAAATACGGTTAACAACATCAAGACGGGCGTTTCTCCATCACTTGAATCGGTTAATGGCTTATGGGATATACCTGCCGGTGATTCATATCCAACGAATACCACGGGTTTCTCTGGTGTGGCAAATGGTTCTTTGTTTAGTGGCTACTCAGCAACGCTTTCGATGGTTTCGTCTACGGAAAACTCGGCAACCACCTTTACAGTGTATACATTACACCATGCATCGACCTCTTTCAAGATTGAAGCTCATGAAAAATCGAGTTTCATGTCTATTCGTTGCGTAAAGAATTGA
- a CDS encoding TIGR02171 family protein: MRFYILGLSCLFFLACSESGSNSSSTDNHDDLPAFLEGMLPISASNAKVTLGTDNENAKATERPQMKVKFDYDFYMGKNEVTCGEFDSLMRAETGFVLKCKNDSLPATDVSYYDAVLFANAKSKAAGKDTAYTYSKSSFDSEKHCTSLESLEFDPDKEAFRLPTEAEWVYAANKFGKKKNSWTSDNSGFELHPVCAKVTEKNELCDIMGNALEFVNDWMGYFHDTTYLNYVGALEGRSVGQRVVKGGSYHDAAGAINLFSRGDVYAVTSGTRAEYVGFRLAYGAIPNASWAADNGDNQAGLVTAVANFGTVRSQVGTYKVKLAFRNDVSGNLVFIDYSNGYSNVVEIKDTMEVYHPEISPDGKRVAFCTQFEGSSEKSTVYVRDLADAGTGLKKLDFENAAIPRWRVLPDGDTVIVFVSDAGDNSVDATFKKNSTWQVSFAGGKFGKPEKLFDGAYHGGVSSDGSLAVTGSKLLRARIASSKGSARDTVWYNGEQACNVSLAKDDSRRTLFLDFGSETGAKFVGESYSVHERLFIADKNGKLIKSLTTPKGFTFDHTEWVSGLKDYAIVTFVNANGAHAKIVLVNLETSDILELVKGDELWHPSLWVNPMDEAHYDELDLDSAGMYYVGQDAPLITFKMNAFWTVSDTADIIALGSSRVSSGFVAQEMESGYAFNMATIPNDMDVIGTLAENYVLPHSKKLKYLIVSLDFDLWSKKEGENFNKNAAGNLGFEYDKSHSYWKDGVPSQYKELNAAYANGIDFLREFMNGNHGWIWLESQGWTVGGFNENPIVDDSTWSDSRAYAKDMERLKKLIAAAKEKDVVLIGVVFPQSPYYKTTGSYGRHGMRRSTADSLIGVLHKWDEKYSNFVFLDENKMGDHDYSDEMAYDYDHLSYVGGQKLTRKLDSLIQSMK; this comes from the coding sequence ATGCGTTTCTATATTCTTGGACTCTCCTGTCTTTTCTTCCTTGCTTGCTCGGAATCGGGCTCGAATAGCTCTTCTACAGACAATCATGATGATTTGCCGGCTTTTCTAGAAGGAATGTTGCCTATTTCTGCATCTAACGCCAAAGTTACGCTTGGCACGGACAACGAAAATGCGAAAGCGACTGAACGTCCGCAGATGAAGGTCAAATTCGATTACGATTTCTACATGGGCAAAAACGAAGTGACTTGTGGCGAGTTCGATAGCCTTATGCGCGCAGAAACAGGCTTTGTCCTGAAATGCAAAAACGATAGTTTGCCTGCAACGGACGTTTCTTATTACGATGCGGTTCTCTTCGCTAATGCCAAAAGCAAGGCCGCCGGCAAGGATACCGCTTACACTTACAGCAAGAGTTCCTTCGATAGCGAGAAACATTGCACCAGTTTGGAAAGCCTTGAGTTTGATCCCGATAAAGAAGCTTTCCGCTTGCCGACCGAAGCCGAATGGGTCTATGCGGCAAATAAGTTTGGAAAAAAGAAGAATAGCTGGACTTCCGATAATTCAGGTTTTGAACTGCACCCGGTTTGCGCAAAGGTGACTGAAAAAAATGAACTTTGCGACATCATGGGCAATGCCTTGGAATTTGTAAATGACTGGATGGGGTATTTCCACGATACAACTTATCTGAACTATGTCGGTGCTTTGGAAGGGCGTTCCGTTGGTCAGCGTGTTGTTAAAGGGGGTAGCTATCACGATGCTGCCGGTGCGATAAACCTCTTCAGTCGCGGGGATGTTTATGCGGTCACTTCTGGAACTCGTGCGGAATATGTGGGTTTCCGTCTTGCTTATGGTGCAATCCCTAATGCTTCCTGGGCTGCTGATAATGGTGATAATCAGGCTGGGCTTGTGACGGCTGTTGCCAATTTTGGTACAGTGCGGTCCCAGGTGGGAACATATAAAGTTAAGCTCGCTTTCCGCAATGATGTTTCTGGAAACCTTGTGTTTATCGATTATTCAAATGGCTATTCCAATGTCGTTGAAATCAAGGATACGATGGAAGTTTATCATCCAGAAATTTCTCCAGATGGCAAGCGTGTTGCTTTCTGTACGCAATTTGAAGGCTCTTCTGAAAAGTCGACCGTCTATGTGCGTGATTTGGCAGATGCTGGAACAGGACTTAAAAAGCTTGATTTCGAAAATGCGGCAATCCCTCGCTGGCGTGTTTTGCCCGATGGCGATACGGTCATTGTATTTGTGAGCGACGCTGGCGATAACAGCGTTGACGCAACGTTCAAGAAAAACTCGACTTGGCAGGTCTCGTTTGCTGGTGGAAAGTTCGGGAAACCGGAAAAGTTGTTTGATGGTGCTTATCATGGTGGCGTCAGCAGCGATGGTTCGTTGGCGGTTACTGGCTCCAAGCTTTTACGCGCTCGAATAGCTTCGTCAAAAGGTTCTGCTCGTGACACGGTCTGGTATAACGGTGAACAGGCTTGCAATGTGTCCTTGGCTAAGGACGATTCCCGCCGTACATTGTTCCTGGACTTTGGTTCAGAAACTGGTGCGAAATTTGTGGGCGAAAGCTATAGCGTGCATGAACGCCTCTTCATAGCAGATAAAAACGGCAAGTTGATCAAGTCTTTGACTACGCCCAAGGGATTTACTTTTGATCATACTGAATGGGTGAGCGGCTTGAAAGACTACGCTATTGTAACTTTTGTTAATGCAAATGGTGCTCATGCCAAAATTGTTCTTGTCAATCTTGAAACTTCTGATATCTTGGAACTTGTCAAGGGCGATGAACTGTGGCATCCGAGTTTATGGGTGAACCCGATGGATGAGGCCCATTATGATGAACTGGATTTGGATAGCGCCGGTATGTACTACGTTGGACAAGATGCTCCTCTTATTACGTTCAAGATGAACGCTTTTTGGACGGTATCTGATACAGCCGACATTATTGCTCTTGGCTCATCTCGTGTAAGTTCTGGGTTTGTGGCTCAAGAGATGGAGTCTGGCTATGCGTTCAATATGGCGACTATTCCAAACGACATGGATGTTATTGGCACTCTCGCTGAAAATTACGTCTTGCCGCACAGCAAAAAGTTGAAATACCTTATTGTCAGTCTTGATTTTGATTTGTGGTCTAAAAAGGAAGGTGAAAATTTCAATAAGAATGCTGCTGGCAATCTTGGCTTTGAATACGATAAGAGCCACTCTTATTGGAAAGATGGCGTCCCGTCACAGTATAAGGAACTGAATGCGGCTTATGCAAACGGTATCGATTTCTTGAGAGAATTCATGAATGGAAATCATGGATGGATTTGGCTGGAATCACAAGGCTGGACGGTAGGCGGCTTTAACGAAAACCCGATTGTCGATGATTCTACGTGGAGCGATAGCCGCGCTTATGCAAAGGACATGGAACGCCTTAAAAAGTTGATTGCTGCTGCCAAGGAAAAAGATGTTGTTCTCATTGGCGTTGTATTCCCGCAATCTCCTTATTACAAGACGACTGGTTCTTATGGGCGTCACGGAATGCGCCGTAGCACCGCCGATTCCTTGATTGGGGTCTTGCACAAGTGGGATGAAAAGTATTCGAATTTTGTGTTTTTGGATGAAAACAAGATGGGTGATCACGACTATAGTGATGAAATGGCTTATGATTATGACCATTTGAGTTATGTCGGTGGCCAAAAACTGACTCGAAAATTGGATTCCTTGATTCAATCCATGAAATAA
- the queF gene encoding preQ(1) synthase gives MRSEAELEGVTLLGNNKTQYKTTYSPEVLEKFPNKHPGNDYMVTFNCPEFTSLCPKTGQPDFAEIKINYIPDQYLVESKSLKLYMFSFRNHGDFHEDCVNIIMKDLVKLLDPKYIEVEGIFMPRGGISLYPFANYGKPGTEFEAIAKTRLFAAIDRRK, from the coding sequence ATGCGTTCAGAAGCTGAACTCGAAGGTGTTACGCTCTTGGGCAACAACAAGACCCAGTACAAGACCACTTACAGCCCCGAAGTGCTCGAAAAGTTCCCGAACAAGCATCCGGGTAACGACTACATGGTCACGTTCAACTGCCCGGAATTCACGAGCCTTTGCCCGAAAACTGGTCAGCCGGACTTTGCCGAAATCAAGATCAACTACATTCCGGACCAGTATTTGGTGGAATCCAAGTCGCTCAAGCTTTACATGTTCTCGTTCCGCAATCACGGGGATTTCCACGAAGACTGCGTGAACATCATCATGAAGGACTTGGTGAAATTGCTCGACCCGAAGTACATCGAAGTCGAAGGCATCTTTATGCCGCGCGGTGGCATTTCTCTTTATCCGTTTGCAAACTACGGCAAGCCGGGTACCGAATTTGAAGCTATCGCCAAGACACGCCTCTTTGCTGCGATAGACAGGAGGAAGTAA
- a CDS encoding glycosyltransferase family 2 protein, with the protein MSCSAIDYFVFVPAYNVERTLVEVLSKIDASVLARAHVLVIDDGSRDGTAEAFERFMSSGAENASQSENARNLKSHFEYFKFEQNSGYGAVVKKGLAEGLASGAAFVACLHGDGQYPAEKLGEFFAEMENCNLDLLQGSRHAVAGDAKRGGMPLYKRIGGAFLTALENLSFRVKLTDRHSGFIVYSSWFLKTVDLNRLSASFDIDLELISIADACRFAIAELPIPTRYAGEKSNLNVVTYGMRVLRQVWRRMWK; encoded by the coding sequence ATGTCTTGTTCTGCGATAGATTATTTTGTCTTTGTCCCTGCGTACAACGTTGAGCGTACGCTCGTCGAAGTCCTCTCTAAAATTGATGCGTCTGTTTTGGCGCGTGCGCATGTGCTCGTGATTGATGATGGCTCGCGTGATGGGACGGCGGAGGCCTTCGAACGCTTTATGTCGAGTGGCGCGGAAAATGCGAGTCAATCAGAAAATGCGCGCAATCTCAAATCCCATTTTGAGTATTTTAAGTTTGAACAAAATAGCGGCTATGGTGCCGTAGTCAAAAAAGGACTTGCAGAAGGCTTGGCTTCGGGGGCGGCGTTTGTCGCTTGCTTGCACGGAGACGGCCAGTACCCTGCAGAAAAACTGGGTGAGTTCTTTGCAGAAATGGAAAACTGCAATCTCGATTTGTTGCAGGGGTCGCGCCATGCGGTAGCGGGGGATGCCAAACGCGGTGGCATGCCTTTGTACAAACGCATTGGTGGCGCGTTCTTGACGGCGCTTGAAAATTTATCATTCCGCGTAAAACTTACGGACCGTCATAGCGGCTTTATCGTCTATTCATCGTGGTTCCTGAAAACGGTCGATTTGAATCGCTTAAGTGCATCGTTTGATATCGATTTGGAACTCATTTCTATTGCGGATGCTTGCCGTTTTGCGATTGCGGAACTCCCAATCCCGACACGTTACGCTGGAGAAAAATCGAACCTCAATGTGGTTACGTACGGCATGCGTGTTTTGCGCCAAGTGTGGCGAAGAATGTGGAAATAG
- a CDS encoding endo-1,4-beta-xylanase, whose protein sequence is MSIKSTVFKALAFTFAASTFSFAALANSASKFLGNIPVFGEIPEDFGSYWNQITAENGCVWGYVEKTRGEYDWTGCDLAYNWAKKNHAHFTFHTLLWGSQNPQWLRELDVDETKKAWTDWIDAVKERYLDLEMIEVVNEAVKSGNNYHSSFSSNKLIEALGGDSGNYEFVVTAFKMARERWPEAILIYNDYNTIQWQKVEGIDLLKKIKAQGAPVDAYGMQFHETTAQGTGNYCLNTSLLKRSLYEAHEQTGLPIYITQYDVGSIDDEFQKKCYQEHLPILMETDYVAGITLWGYIYGKTWLSCNGLEQGCSGLIKDGIERPALTWLKEYFKNPNARYGRGLADGATKFFGNMIADKQEIPEDFQTYWNQVSPENACTWTVIEKVRGEYDWSGCDRIYYWAQKNNVKFNFRSLLWGTHTPSWLNNLDIDETKKAVENWFDKAAMRYPAPYMIEVVNGGSRDSYGHYHSGFGSGNKIIEALGGDNDDYKFIATAFKMARKRWPYATLIYNDVNANVWQNNLGAEVIQKIKAQHAPVDAYGLTAYNQTFQGTGNQSCMTAAKIKKGIEEIYEQTKLPLFISEYSVNTGNDSLKKACYSEQIPVFMESEYIAGVTIGGYIYEIGGWDESANPGLIKDGKDLPAMTWLKDYFKEHFYDAKNMWYSRSIPINPLDSLDSIALENPIAIHSKIRLEQNTLQNYDVFDVQGVRLGKLSAYDFSDAAKSLRTSSAAKSSGIYFLRNRSTGKMQSVGVVK, encoded by the coding sequence ATGAGTATAAAATCAACGGTATTTAAGGCACTCGCTTTTACATTCGCCGCATCAACATTTTCTTTTGCGGCATTGGCCAACAGCGCGTCCAAGTTCCTCGGCAACATTCCCGTTTTTGGAGAAATTCCCGAAGACTTTGGCTCCTACTGGAACCAGATTACTGCCGAGAACGGGTGCGTTTGGGGCTATGTCGAAAAAACACGTGGTGAATACGATTGGACCGGTTGCGACCTCGCCTATAATTGGGCAAAAAAGAATCATGCGCATTTTACGTTTCACACCCTGTTGTGGGGTTCGCAAAACCCGCAGTGGTTAAGGGAACTCGATGTTGACGAAACTAAAAAAGCTTGGACAGATTGGATCGACGCTGTTAAGGAACGTTACCTCGATCTCGAAATGATTGAAGTGGTCAACGAAGCCGTCAAAAGCGGCAACAACTATCATTCCAGTTTTTCCAGCAACAAACTGATTGAGGCGCTTGGCGGCGATAGCGGCAACTACGAATTTGTAGTGACCGCTTTCAAGATGGCACGAGAACGATGGCCAGAAGCCATCCTGATTTATAACGATTACAATACCATCCAATGGCAAAAAGTAGAGGGTATCGACCTTCTCAAGAAAATAAAGGCCCAGGGGGCGCCAGTTGACGCTTACGGAATGCAGTTCCACGAGACAACCGCACAAGGGACAGGCAATTATTGCCTAAATACATCCTTACTTAAACGCTCCCTTTACGAAGCACACGAACAGACAGGACTCCCCATATATATTACTCAATACGATGTCGGTTCCATAGACGATGAATTTCAAAAAAAATGCTACCAAGAACATCTCCCAATCCTAATGGAAACGGATTATGTTGCAGGCATAACGCTTTGGGGATACATTTATGGCAAAACTTGGCTTTCTTGTAACGGTTTGGAACAAGGTTGTTCCGGCCTTATCAAAGACGGCATCGAACGCCCGGCATTGACCTGGCTCAAGGAATATTTCAAAAATCCGAACGCCCGTTACGGCCGTGGCCTTGCCGATGGAGCGACCAAGTTCTTCGGGAACATGATTGCCGACAAGCAAGAAATCCCCGAGGATTTTCAAACCTACTGGAACCAGGTTTCGCCCGAAAACGCATGCACTTGGACCGTTATTGAAAAAGTGCGTGGCGAGTACGATTGGTCAGGCTGCGACCGTATCTACTATTGGGCGCAAAAAAACAATGTAAAGTTCAATTTCCGTAGCTTGCTTTGGGGAACCCATACCCCCAGCTGGCTCAACAACCTTGATATAGACGAAACCAAGAAAGCCGTTGAAAACTGGTTCGACAAAGCTGCCATGCGTTACCCCGCACCTTACATGATCGAGGTGGTAAACGGAGGTTCCCGCGACAGCTATGGTCATTATCATTCTGGATTCGGGAGCGGCAATAAAATCATCGAAGCTCTCGGTGGCGACAATGATGACTACAAATTCATAGCCACGGCGTTCAAGATGGCCCGCAAACGCTGGCCTTACGCCACCTTGATTTACAATGACGTGAACGCAAACGTATGGCAAAATAATTTGGGAGCCGAAGTTATCCAAAAAATCAAGGCGCAACACGCCCCCGTTGATGCTTACGGATTGACGGCTTACAACCAAACATTTCAAGGAACAGGCAATCAATCGTGCATGACAGCCGCTAAAATCAAGAAAGGGATTGAGGAAATTTACGAACAAACGAAGCTACCTTTGTTTATTTCGGAATACAGTGTCAATACAGGCAACGACAGCCTGAAAAAAGCGTGCTATTCCGAACAAATTCCAGTTTTCATGGAATCAGAATACATCGCCGGCGTGACGATTGGAGGCTACATTTACGAAATTGGAGGATGGGACGAATCCGCAAACCCTGGCCTTATCAAGGATGGCAAGGACCTTCCGGCAATGACTTGGCTCAAGGATTACTTCAAGGAACATTTTTACGATGCCAAGAACATGTGGTACTCTAGAAGCATTCCTATAAATCCGCTGGATTCTCTAGATTCAATTGCTTTGGAAAATCCGATTGCCATTCATAGCAAGATTCGCTTAGAGCAGAACACGCTCCAGAATTACGACGTATTCGACGTGCAAGGAGTCCGCTTGGGCAAGCTCTCAGCCTACGACTTTAGTGACGCTGCAAAGTCGCTTCGCACATCAAGTGCCGCGAAATCGTCCGGAATCTACTTCTTACGCAACCGCAGTACAGGAAAAATGCAGAGTGTTGGGGTCGTGAAGTAA